The nucleotide sequence AAGGCGCCATGTGCCGCGACAGCTTGAGGAACTATGTCGAGGAGAGTGACTGCGTCATCATGCTCGGAGCATTCCTGACGGACATCGATATGGGGATCTTCACGGCGAACATCAATCCATCCAAGTGCATTTATTCCACTTCAGAGCACACGCGGATTTCGCACCATCACTTTCTGGATATTCTCGTCACGGACTTCGTAAAGGGCCTCAGAAACCTCGATCTCAATGTCGTCAAACGACCGATGCTGGAAAAGTCCAGAGAAGCGACAACACCTTACAAACTGCAGCCGCAGGCGAAGATTACGAACGCCCGGTTATTCGCCCGGATTAACGAACTGATCGATGAGACAATGATCGTCATTGCCGATGTGGGTGATTGCCTCTTCAGCGCTGCCGACCTGACGATCTACCGGAAGACCGAATTCATCAGCCCCGCTTACTACACGTCGATGGGGTTTGCAATTCCCGCATCCATCGGCGTGAATGTCGCGGCGCCCGATCGGCGACCAATCGTGCTCGTCGGGGATGGAGCATTCCAGATGACTTGCATGGAGCTTTCGACCGCCGTCCGACATGGGTTCAATCCCATCGTCATCGTTCTGAACAACAAGGGATACACCACCGAACGATTCCTGCAGGATGGGCCGTTCAACGATATCCTGAACTGGAACTATCATCGCATGCCGGACCTGCTGGGGGGCGGCTGGGGGTTTGAAGTCCGCACAGAAGGGGAACTCGATCAGTCACTCAACGCCGCGATGGCCAATAAGGACGCCTTCAGCATCCTGAATGTTCATCTGGAACCGGACGATATCAGCAAGGCTCTCCAGAGATTGGCCGAAGGACTCTCCAAACGCCTGTAAACACAGGCACCCATTTGTTCCCAGGATGCCTGATCGATTCCTTTAGTCGACTCTGGAGGAATCGATGGTGGATCCGGCCAGGCTCGGGGTCCTTCATGCTGTTTAAGGGAGATCGATCAGCAGCGAAAGGATGGCTGACGCGTAGACGCGATGTCCGAAGTCACTCGGATGGTTTACGCCATTACCGGTCAAATCACAGTCCCGTTTGCGTTTGAGCATCTCAGTCCAGAGGGAGGTCAGGTCCGCTAGCGCAATCCCTTCTTGACAGAGCGACTCCAAGGCCTCTCGATATTTAGGAAACATCTCGCGAGGAGTGTGTGTCCATTGGTCGTTACCGACCATCGTGGCGACGAGGATAATCTCCGCTTCCGGTCGGGCGGCCTGAACCCCCGCGATCATCTGCTGGATTCCTTCTTTGTACGCACCTGGATTACGACGTCCGACATCATTCATGCCGTATGCGATGATCACGAGATCCGGCTGATGCTCGAGCAATTTGTCCAGATCGGCGATTCCATTGGGGACGCCCCAACCGCCAACCGCGCGATTGAACAGTGCGACGTCAGTCCCGTAGCTGGCACGTAACTGAGCAGCAACCAAGTCGGGGTACATCGGCATATAAGGAGGCGCCATCACCAGACCAGAGGCATTCAGCCCGTACGAAATACTGTCACCGCTGACGGCGATCGTCAGCTTTTGTTTCCCCTTCAATCGAGCGAGCGTGCGGGGCAATTTTGTGGCATCGAAACGGGGAACGGTAGCGGGCCATTCCTGAGATTCGGCAAGGTATGTCACTTCAATCTGCTGGTCATGGAACCAGTGGCCGTTATCAAACAGCACATGCGTTTCCGGATCGCCCGCCTTATGCGGAAGAGCACACGGAACCGCAGGTTGAGCCCCCCCGGTCCACGCCGGTCGCGCTCCCTTGGGCATGAATAAGTCAGTTGACTTCAGCACGGGAATGGCTGACTCGTCATTCCTGACCAAATGCCGTCGATCCGGCCCCATCTTGAAATCGGTCCCCTCTTGAAACTGCTGAGTCCCATCCGCCCTGGCGACAGAGAGAATCTTGCGGGCGGGGAACAGCAACTTACCCGTTGCAGGTTTGTCGTCTTCGTCCCGAACGCAAATCACACTCTCTCGATAGACCGTCGGGGACTTCCAGAAAGGCTTAAGCAACTGAAGGTCTGAAAGCATGTCTTCCGCCGCGTAGGGTCGTAACTCGATACGGCGGATATCCATCACCGCCACACCTTCCTTCTTCTGGGGGACAACCTTCAGTTTGAACCGTCCGGCTCTTTCCAGCGAAACCAGCCCCAGGTTCTGCGGTACGAAGTTCTGGAAGTGACCTGTCCCCGGAACGACCAGCGGTATTGTCTGACCTTCGACTTCGAAGTGGACCAGACTTCCCCCGCTCGTACCACATCCGACGTGAGGAACAAGATAGAACCGACCCGGCCGCTTCAACGTGAACTCGAACGTCGCCGTATCTTCTACTCGTACCCAGTACCCCAGCGTGTCCTTGTTGGGGAGTGGTTCATACCTCAACATGATTCCAGAGACTTCGGCTGTACCCGCATGCAAAGCGACTGACCCATCATCAGACTGAAGATTGGGCGTGTAGTCAGGGTTCGCCAGCGGAAGTTGTGCATTCACATCCTTTCGCCAGCGTTCGAGTTTTTCAGCCAGTTGCTGGACGATATCGGGCTGCTCTTCGACGAGATTGATCGATTCGCCGACCGATGCCTTGAGATTGAATAACTCTCGACGCCCCGATCCATAGAACTCGATCAGCTTCCAGTCTCCCGACCGGACCGCGGCGCCGGGAATCGCCCCTGCGTTGGTGTTGTAGTGAGGGAAGTGCCAATAGATCGCGTCACGTGACGGGGCATTTCGTCCGCGCAGCACCTCCACGAGACTCACGCCGTCAAACTCGGGGAACTTCAGCTGGTCGGTCGAAGTAAGCGACAGTCCGTCCACAATGGTGGGGAACCAGTCGATACTCGACACGATCGCCTCACTGGTGGATCCGGCCGGCACAACAGAGGGCCACTTGACGATCAGAGGAACACGAAGCCCTCCTTCGTAGAGGTGGCCCATACCGTCTCGCAATGGAGAATTCACCGTCGGGGGAATGGTCTGCCCATTGCTGTTGCACACGCCACCATTGTCTGACGTGACAATAACCAGCGTATTCCGAGAGAGAGTGAGTTGGTTCAACTGGTTAACGACTCGACCAATCGCCTCATCCATGCTCTCAATCATCGCGGCATAGGTGGGATTGGATTGCGTCCCGTTCGGCTGGGCAGGAGCGGCCCCGTACTTACCAACTGTCTCGGGCTTCACACTCGTGGGCTGGTGCACGGAGTTCAGTGGCAGGTAGAGAAAGAACGGTTTGCTGGCGTGTGACGTGATGAAATTTTCTGCTTCAGCGGCGAGTCGATCGGTGAGC is from Schlesneria sp. DSM 10557 and encodes:
- a CDS encoding alpha-keto acid decarboxylase family protein, encoding MARKSAVQAAKNQGPVETEKEWTIGSYLIQRLQDHGLSDIFGIPGDFVLQFYGMLEESPINVIGCTREDCAGYAADGYARVHGIGAVCVTYCVGGLSLCNSIAGAFAEKSPVVVISGAPGVDERKSNPLLHHRVRDFHTQREVFEKITVANASLDDPLTAFREIDRCLEAAVRYKRPVYLELPRDRVNVRCPYPHVPKVESFESDKDALQESLAEAQRVINACKKPVIIAGVEMHRFGLADEVVKFAEENSIPMCATLLGKSVVSEKHPLYLGIYEGAMCRDSLRNYVEESDCVIMLGAFLTDIDMGIFTANINPSKCIYSTSEHTRISHHHFLDILVTDFVKGLRNLDLNVVKRPMLEKSREATTPYKLQPQAKITNARLFARINELIDETMIVIADVGDCLFSAADLTIYRKTEFISPAYYTSMGFAIPASIGVNVAAPDRRPIVLVGDGAFQMTCMELSTAVRHGFNPIVIVLNNKGYTTERFLQDGPFNDILNWNYHRMPDLLGGGWGFEVRTEGELDQSLNAAMANKDAFSILNVHLEPDDISKALQRLAEGLSKRL
- a CDS encoding sulfatase-like hydrolase/transferase — translated: MAFQDLYLYLERPPDSTMTCGRFLPKFIFTGQLRAVYGLTIRSPDAGCCWSMTLKTQFGKIHSQRIHGTSTAPVGIPNLSKVEVDHRRPSPSKRSGMRGPRARGGLLQTILTVGLFLLGSVSCLVAEEIRPNVVLIVVDDLGWSDLGCYGSKFHKTPNLDRLAAEGMRFTQAYAAAPVGTPTRVALLTGRYPQRVGITSSVVASGNNPNHRMTAPQVVHQLPLAEVTLAEVLKSAGYATASIGKWNLGGEGFGPQEQGFETNIAGSDVNKGIFRDVAPYTNSAGKFLPGLEQAPESELLTDRLAAEAENFITSHASKPFFLYLPLNSVHQPTSVKPETVGKYGAAPAQPNGTQSNPTYAAMIESMDEAIGRVVNQLNQLTLSRNTLVIVTSDNGGVCNSNGQTIPPTVNSPLRDGMGHLYEGGLRVPLIVKWPSVVPAGSTSEAIVSSIDWFPTIVDGLSLTSTDQLKFPEFDGVSLVEVLRGRNAPSRDAIYWHFPHYNTNAGAIPGAAVRSGDWKLIEFYGSGRRELFNLKASVGESINLVEEQPDIVQQLAEKLERWRKDVNAQLPLANPDYTPNLQSDDGSVALHAGTAEVSGIMLRYEPLPNKDTLGYWVRVEDTATFEFTLKRPGRFYLVPHVGCGTSGGSLVHFEVEGQTIPLVVPGTGHFQNFVPQNLGLVSLERAGRFKLKVVPQKKEGVAVMDIRRIELRPYAAEDMLSDLQLLKPFWKSPTVYRESVICVRDEDDKPATGKLLFPARKILSVARADGTQQFQEGTDFKMGPDRRHLVRNDESAIPVLKSTDLFMPKGARPAWTGGAQPAVPCALPHKAGDPETHVLFDNGHWFHDQQIEVTYLAESQEWPATVPRFDATKLPRTLARLKGKQKLTIAVSGDSISYGLNASGLVMAPPYMPMYPDLVAAQLRASYGTDVALFNRAVGGWGVPNGIADLDKLLEHQPDLVIIAYGMNDVGRRNPGAYKEGIQQMIAGVQAARPEAEIILVATMVGNDQWTHTPREMFPKYREALESLCQEGIALADLTSLWTEMLKRKRDCDLTGNGVNHPSDFGHRVYASAILSLLIDLP